A DNA window from Hordeum vulgare subsp. vulgare chromosome 1H, MorexV3_pseudomolecules_assembly, whole genome shotgun sequence contains the following coding sequences:
- the LOC123450782 gene encoding protein RADIALIS-like 3, whose amino-acid sequence MSSGSSSRSTSPSSDSEWSKKENKMFEEALAYYGVGAPNLWEKVASAMGGTKSVEEVRRHFQLLVDDVNSIEHGRIPFPKYKTQGFWT is encoded by the coding sequence ATGTCTTCTGGTTCGTCGTCTCGGAGCACCTCGCCGAGCTCCGACTCGGAGTGGagcaagaaggagaacaagatgtTCGAGGAGGCGCTCGCCTACTACGGCGTGGGCGCCCCCAACCTCTGGGAGAAGGTGGCCAGCGCCATGGGGGGCACCAAGTCCGTCGAGGAGGTGCGCCGCCACTTCCAGCTCCTCGTCGACGACGTCAACAGCATCGAGCACGGCCGCATCCCTTTCCCCAAGTACAAGACCCAGGGCTTCTGGACCTAA